From the Antennarius striatus isolate MH-2024 chromosome 15, ASM4005453v1, whole genome shotgun sequence genome, the window CCCTCAACAGAGCCCGTCTTCAACATCTCACTTGAAAGCTTTTTCACTGATGTTCAAGTTTTACCACCTTCCACTGGAGTTCACTGTTTCTTCATGGTTTGGAGAATGTAAAAACTTTTCTTACTGAGGATCTCACAGTAGATTGACTTTAGCCACCACTTGCTTGCAGCCAGTTCGGGAATATTTACGCCCCCCTACCTCGGGGTAATATTCAATCTCACCTGCGAGGCGTTCTATGTTGGTATGATCCGGGTAAAATCCCTCTCGAGTAATTTCATccaggaaacactccatcacgTGACCTTTCTCCAAAAGTCCGAGAGGTAGGATTTCAGCTTCTGTCCAAAGGGGGTGAAGCGTCTCCAGAGTGCTGCGTAATATTGGAGCCAGCTCTTTGACAAATTTGCTATAGTGTCCGGATGCTGACGTTACCATGAAGACACTTGAGGAGTTGTGCAGCATGTGCTTGGTGATGTGTGCATGGCCCAGGTTGCTCAGGAACATGTAGATAGCATTCAGGTATTCGTTGGACTGTTTAGAGGCCAAGAGTTGCCACAGCGCATCCAGGATCTCCTTGTGAATGTGCTCCACCTCGTCGAAGATGAAGAGTGggatcttctcctcctccacggCTCGGTTGACCGTCTTTGAGATAAGAGCAGTGAGGTTGCGAGCGCAATGGAGGGCGTCGGCCTCCTGGGGACAGTGGTGGAGGACGTAGTACTGCAACACCAGCGTCTCCCCCACCACTGAGCGGAAGTGTCCGGCTAAGAGGCGTCCCAGGTGGCTCTTCCCCACACCGGTGGGGCCTTGCAGGGACACCAGCAGTGGCTTGTTGTGGATGTAGGTGGACAGGTACTCCTTCAAGTGGGACAGCAGAGCACCCACAGCTCCCTGCTGCCCGAACACCTCTCTCCTCAGCGTCTTCTCCAAACTGTCCAGGTCGTACCTGAGAACGTGATCGTCCAGGTTCTCTATGGCGTTGTACACCTGTAACCACAGATATCACGAAAACAAGGACACAGGAAAGTCGTCG encodes:
- the tor4aa gene encoding torsin-4A, whose product is MEISDQDSSASASQTEGELEMDEEMDGERDKKHMGSLNPSLSNNTTTLRAVIRIKMKYQAMKKRRRELAMALEGANALTGAPTRTSPKIFTFDSPTLSSFPTLSSSVPQRRKRRKKKRVLFPNRRGARAPPKQEHSPVKYCLYLLLAIVFIQVYNAIENLDDHVLRYDLDSLEKTLRREVFGQQGAVGALLSHLKEYLSTYIHNKPLLVSLQGPTGVGKSHLGRLLAGHFRSVVGETLVLQYYVLHHCPQEADALHCARNLTALISKTVNRAVEEEKIPLFIFDEVEHIHKEILDALWQLLASKQSNEYLNAIYMFLSNLGHAHITKHMLHNSSSVFMVTSASGHYSKFVKELAPILRSTLETLHPLWTEAEILPLGLLEKGHVMECFLDEITREGFYPDHTNIERLAGEIEYYPEVGGRKYSRTGCKQVVAKVNLL